A genomic stretch from Candidatus Dormiibacterota bacterium includes:
- a CDS encoding class I SAM-dependent methyltransferase translates to MADKTDADALIADQIAYYRARAGEYDENLRQLERYVSLGGTVAGRPDDEDRKEVAILLNALDGMRPFDTVLELACGTGWWTQWLAHHARQVTAVDAAEEMLALNRERVKAANVRYVRADIFSWRPDRQYDLVFFAFWMSHIPHDRFAAFWQLVRDSLAVNGQVFFIDELKRSWGLETRVDDDAVLRQLEDGRQFRAVKVFYEPSELETKLRTLGWNVEVRRAGRRFYWGQQDV, encoded by the coding sequence ATGGCCGACAAGACTGACGCTGACGCGCTGATCGCTGATCAGATCGCCTACTACCGTGCACGTGCTGGCGAGTACGACGAAAACTTACGACAGCTCGAGCGGTACGTCAGCCTGGGAGGAACCGTCGCCGGGCGGCCGGACGATGAGGATAGAAAGGAGGTCGCCATCCTGCTCAACGCGCTGGACGGCATGCGTCCGTTTGACACCGTCCTGGAGCTGGCGTGCGGCACCGGCTGGTGGACGCAGTGGCTCGCCCACCACGCCCGGCAGGTCACGGCCGTCGACGCCGCGGAGGAGATGCTCGCGCTGAATCGCGAACGCGTTAAAGCCGCCAACGTGCGGTACGTACGGGCCGACATCTTTTCGTGGCGACCAGATCGACAGTACGACCTCGTGTTCTTCGCCTTCTGGATGTCCCACATCCCGCACGATCGGTTCGCCGCATTCTGGCAACTGGTGCGCGACTCGCTGGCAGTGAATGGCCAGGTCTTCTTCATCGACGAGCTGAAGCGATCGTGGGGCCTGGAAACGCGAGTCGACGACGATGCCGTGCTCCGTCAGTTGGAAGACGGCCGACAATTCCGCGCGGTGAAGGTCTTCTACGAACCCTCTGAGCTCGAGACGAAGCTCCGAACACTCGGATGGAATGTCGAGGTCCGCCGCGCTGGTCGTCGCTTCTACTGGGGCCAGCAGGACGTCTAG
- a CDS encoding sensor histidine kinase, with amino-acid sequence MTASVRAQRLIWPAAYLTVVAIVGDFVLLALNAGSIGTTAAGPDSLALRIEIPIFGVAFVLVGALVASRQPRNPVGWIFWGGGIEAAIQSLMTEYSWTASRIGPLPGATETGWLAGGLGEALFLLAFTNIVLFFPDGHLPSPRWRPVAIAAGVLIAISGLLQTIYTAPGSPSSGPPVASTLALPAVLVAIVGLVVKYRRADRDRRQQIKWVAFAAAVILVCVLILPAATVALLPHEFFTSAVASSVFGLGTLTIVLLPIAMAIAILRYRLYDIDVVINRTLAYGALALAITLIYVAVVVGVGSLVGRGGQANFILSIAATALVAVVFQPIRARAQRFANRLVYGERATPYEVLSRFSERIADTVASDETLGQMARVLAQGTGATRAEVWLRGASTLHCAAAYPEPFERPEPVPLPPGGSPQIAGADAVAPVSHQGELLGALAVRKRKGESMSPIEEKLLADLARQAGLVLKNVGLTADLRRRLEELRASRERLVSAQDAERRRLERNIHDGAQQNLVALKVKLGLARHTWKKQPERMEALLDELVADADESLNTLRELARGIYPPLLAEKGLATALEAQGRRASIPVQLSTNGAGRYRPDLEAAIYFCCLEALQNAAKYSGASLVQIQLSQENGELVFAVKDDGRGYDALRMKPGAGLQNMIDRVEALGGRLEIESAVGTGTLVTGHVPVPVI; translated from the coding sequence GTGACAGCCTCCGTTCGGGCCCAGCGCCTGATCTGGCCGGCTGCGTACCTGACGGTCGTGGCCATCGTGGGCGACTTCGTCCTCCTGGCGCTGAACGCAGGCTCGATCGGCACGACCGCGGCCGGCCCAGACAGCCTAGCTCTTCGAATCGAGATCCCCATCTTCGGGGTGGCCTTCGTCTTGGTCGGCGCGCTGGTCGCATCCCGCCAGCCGCGCAACCCGGTTGGATGGATCTTCTGGGGCGGCGGCATCGAGGCGGCGATCCAATCCCTCATGACCGAGTACAGCTGGACCGCCTCCCGGATCGGTCCGCTCCCTGGCGCGACCGAGACTGGCTGGCTCGCCGGTGGCTTGGGCGAGGCGCTCTTCCTGCTGGCCTTCACCAACATCGTGCTGTTCTTTCCCGATGGTCACCTGCCGTCGCCGCGGTGGCGTCCCGTTGCCATTGCCGCCGGTGTACTGATCGCCATCAGTGGACTGCTTCAGACCATCTATACGGCACCCGGCAGCCCGAGCTCCGGACCTCCGGTCGCCTCGACGCTCGCGTTGCCGGCCGTCCTGGTCGCCATCGTCGGACTCGTGGTCAAGTATCGTCGCGCCGACCGCGATCGCCGGCAGCAGATCAAGTGGGTCGCGTTCGCCGCCGCCGTGATCCTGGTGTGCGTGCTGATCCTCCCGGCGGCCACAGTCGCATTGCTTCCGCACGAATTCTTTACCAGCGCCGTAGCGTCCAGCGTGTTCGGCCTGGGCACCCTGACGATCGTCTTGCTGCCGATCGCGATGGCGATCGCCATTCTTCGGTACCGGCTATACGACATCGACGTGGTGATCAATCGAACGCTTGCCTACGGCGCGCTGGCGCTCGCGATCACCCTGATCTATGTCGCGGTGGTGGTCGGCGTGGGCAGCCTGGTCGGCCGGGGTGGCCAGGCGAACTTCATCCTTTCGATCGCCGCCACCGCCCTGGTGGCAGTCGTCTTCCAGCCCATCCGCGCCCGCGCACAGCGCTTCGCCAACCGCCTCGTCTACGGCGAGCGCGCCACGCCCTATGAGGTCCTGTCGCGGTTTTCGGAGCGGATCGCCGACACGGTCGCCAGCGATGAAACGCTTGGCCAGATGGCACGGGTGCTGGCCCAAGGGACGGGCGCCACCCGAGCCGAGGTCTGGCTGCGCGGCGCTTCAACTCTGCATTGTGCCGCGGCGTACCCGGAACCATTTGAGCGTCCCGAGCCGGTTCCACTCCCGCCCGGGGGGTCGCCGCAGATCGCCGGCGCCGATGCCGTCGCCCCAGTGAGCCACCAGGGCGAGCTGCTCGGCGCGCTGGCCGTGCGGAAGCGGAAGGGGGAGTCGATGTCGCCGATCGAGGAGAAGCTGCTGGCGGACCTGGCGCGTCAGGCGGGGTTGGTCCTGAAGAACGTGGGACTGACGGCCGACCTGCGGCGGCGACTCGAAGAGCTCCGCGCATCGCGCGAGCGCCTCGTCTCGGCGCAGGACGCCGAGCGGCGGCGACTCGAGCGCAACATCCACGATGGAGCCCAGCAGAACCTGGTCGCGCTCAAGGTGAAGCTCGGTCTGGCGCGGCATACGTGGAAGAAGCAGCCCGAACGCATGGAAGCGCTTCTCGACGAGCTTGTTGCCGATGCGGATGAGTCATTGAACACGCTGCGAGAGCTGGCACGCGGAATCTACCCTCCATTGCTGGCCGAGAAGGGTCTCGCAACCGCCCTAGAAGCGCAAGGGCGTCGGGCGTCGATCCCCGTCCAGCTCAGTACCAATGGGGCCGGCCGCTACCGTCCGGACCTCGAGGCGGCGATTTACTTCTGTTGCCTGGAAGCGTTGCAGAACGCCGCCAAGTATTCAGGTGCCAGTCTGGTGCAGATTCAGCTCAGCCAGGAGAATGGCGAGCTCGTCTTTGCCGTCAAGGACGACGGTCGCGGTTACGACGCCCTGCGGATGAAGCCGGGTGCCGGCCTGCAGAACATGATCGATCGGGTCGAGGCGTTGGGCGGCCGGCTCGAGATCGAGTCGGCCGTTGGCACCGGCACCCTGGTAACCGGGCACGTCCCGGTGCCCGTCATCTGA